One window from the genome of Bradyrhizobium xenonodulans encodes:
- a CDS encoding ABC transporter ATP-binding protein has translation MTEIPTKAPQGHIEVRNFSLSYDSIEGPVQAVTDTQIHVKPGEFVSIVGPSGCGKSTLLNAVAGFLKPTTGIVTVDGEPVNGPSAERGMVFQQYSLFPWKTVRENVEFGLKMRGMPRSQRERAARTLLGLAGLEAFEKHYPEKLSGGMKQRVGIVRALATGPKVLLLDEPFGALDAQTRVIMQQILTNMWQRLKISVLFVTHDIDEAIFLSDRVYCMTARPGSIKAEIPIPLERPRQQSMMMSSEFLALRRGLMSLIREESLKAMGGEISDMGMQGLNIELHGHSLADVI, from the coding sequence ATGACAGAGATTCCGACCAAGGCACCGCAGGGCCACATCGAAGTCAGGAACTTCTCCCTCAGCTACGACAGCATCGAGGGGCCGGTTCAGGCCGTCACGGACACGCAGATCCATGTGAAGCCCGGCGAGTTCGTCTCGATCGTCGGACCCTCCGGCTGCGGAAAGTCGACGCTGCTCAACGCTGTCGCGGGCTTCCTCAAGCCGACCACGGGCATCGTCACCGTCGACGGCGAGCCTGTGAACGGACCCAGCGCCGAACGCGGCATGGTGTTCCAGCAATATTCGCTGTTTCCCTGGAAGACGGTGCGGGAGAACGTCGAGTTCGGGTTGAAGATGCGCGGCATGCCGCGCTCGCAGCGGGAACGCGCGGCGCGCACGCTGTTGGGGCTCGCCGGTCTCGAAGCCTTCGAGAAGCATTATCCTGAAAAACTCTCCGGCGGCATGAAGCAGCGCGTCGGGATCGTCCGGGCGCTCGCCACGGGGCCGAAGGTGCTGCTGCTCGACGAGCCGTTCGGCGCGCTCGATGCGCAGACCCGCGTCATCATGCAGCAGATCCTCACCAATATGTGGCAGCGGCTGAAGATCTCGGTGCTGTTCGTCACCCACGACATTGATGAAGCGATCTTCCTCTCCGACCGCGTCTACTGCATGACCGCCCGCCCCGGTTCGATCAAGGCGGAGATTCCGATTCCGCTGGAACGGCCGCGGCAGCAATCGATGATGATGTCGTCGGAGTTTCTCGCGCTGCGCCGCGGGCTGATGTCGCTGATCCGCGAGGAAAGCCTGAAGGCGATGGGCGGCGAGATCAGCGACATGGGCATGCAGGGGCTGAACATCGAGCTGCACGGCCATTCGCTGGCGGATGTGATCTGA
- a CDS encoding ABC transporter substrate-binding protein, whose protein sequence is MVRHLPTLSIAISVTSLALVFVQPAAAETVTLGIGTQDTTTNTVTAGVVIRQLHLLEKYLPKDGKYANIKFELEWQNFTSGPPVTNAMMANKLQIGMMGDYPLIVNGFTFDSNPESKSRLIGIAAYSLSGSGNGMVVHKDSPYYDLADLKGKLVSVPFGSAAHGMVLKAMQDRGYPADYFQLVSQSPEVGSTNLQEKKIDAHADFVPFAELLPFRGFARKIFDGVETNLPTFHGIVVRTDFAEKYPEVVVAYFKAVIAANQWLRDDPKLAAEKIQEWTGISKEVVYIFLGPSGNMTTDPTVKPALIDAATADVKVLQNLGRMKEFDPKKWVDDSYIRRAYAEMKLDYDAQIASTKNYDISGEDSFCKKPIADPRKAGEVWIDASGIMPFSSAACTLGAYADFKAKGMKINVAYVFDTTRGIKLFADQAFFAVGNGEVAPFLLKKDAEAYAAKISGKVLGFDDAVKAAVGGGKT, encoded by the coding sequence ATGGTCCGCCACCTTCCCACGCTCTCGATCGCGATCTCGGTGACATCGCTGGCGCTAGTCTTCGTGCAGCCGGCCGCGGCGGAAACCGTCACGCTCGGTATCGGAACACAGGACACCACGACCAACACGGTGACGGCCGGCGTCGTCATCCGGCAACTGCATCTCCTCGAAAAATACCTGCCGAAGGACGGCAAGTACGCCAACATCAAGTTCGAGCTGGAGTGGCAGAACTTCACGTCCGGCCCGCCCGTCACCAACGCGATGATGGCGAACAAGCTGCAGATCGGCATGATGGGCGATTATCCGCTGATCGTGAACGGCTTCACCTTCGACAGCAATCCCGAAAGCAAGAGCCGCCTGATCGGCATTGCCGCCTACAGCCTGTCAGGCTCCGGCAACGGCATGGTCGTTCACAAGGACTCGCCCTACTACGATCTCGCCGATCTCAAAGGCAAGCTCGTCAGCGTGCCCTTTGGCTCCGCCGCGCACGGCATGGTGCTGAAGGCGATGCAGGACCGCGGCTACCCTGCCGATTACTTCCAGCTCGTCAGCCAGAGTCCCGAGGTCGGCTCGACCAACCTCCAGGAGAAGAAGATCGACGCGCATGCCGACTTCGTCCCCTTCGCCGAGCTGTTGCCGTTCCGCGGCTTCGCGCGAAAAATCTTCGACGGCGTCGAGACCAATCTGCCGACCTTCCACGGCATCGTCGTCCGCACCGACTTCGCCGAAAAATATCCGGAGGTCGTCGTTGCCTATTTCAAGGCCGTCATCGCCGCCAACCAGTGGCTGCGCGACGATCCCAAGCTGGCAGCGGAAAAGATCCAGGAATGGACCGGCATCAGCAAGGAAGTCGTATACATTTTCCTGGGTCCCAGCGGCAACATGACCACCGATCCCACGGTGAAGCCAGCGCTGATCGACGCGGCCACTGCCGACGTCAAGGTTCTTCAAAACCTCGGCCGCATGAAGGAGTTCGATCCGAAGAAATGGGTCGACGACAGCTACATCCGCAGGGCCTATGCCGAGATGAAGCTCGACTATGACGCGCAGATTGCCAGCACGAAGAACTACGATATCTCCGGCGAAGATTCCTTCTGCAAGAAGCCGATCGCCGACCCGCGCAAGGCCGGCGAGGTCTGGATCGACGCTTCAGGCATCATGCCGTTCTCGTCCGCCGCCTGCACGCTCGGCGCCTATGCCGACTTCAAGGCCAAGGGCATGAAGATCAACGTCGCCTATGTGTTCGACACGACGCGCGGCATCAAGCTGTTCGCCGACCAGGCCTTCTTCGCGGTCGGTAATGGCGAGGTCGCTCCGTTCCTGCTCAAGAAGGACGCGGAAGCCTACGCCGCCAAGATCAGCGGCAAGGTGCTCGGCTTCGATGACGCGGTGAAGGCGGCCGTCGGCGGAGGCAAGACGTGA
- a CDS encoding ABC transporter substrate-binding protein, translated as MTRTRTPGISRRSTLALMGAGAMSVAAPWVARAQAKTIKIGMPTILSGRVAQLGTSSRNAVMLEVDKVNAAGGLAGRQIEMVIRDSKGQPQEAARVARELVNTDGCELLIDAEASSGAFAVHEVARDLGVFCIHTNSETSALTADPKQHIPNAFRTARQGVHDSIVGGSYAAAIAKAKGLKKWATCSPDYAYGRDTTGEFTLYLKRFAPEVEIISESWPKLFQPDYTEVVTKILQAKPQALYSCLWGGDLTSYIDQANIYAMFGQMEVFAVNMADYTALTVVKNLPKGIHSGNRYIKSFPATPVNAAWGDAYKAKYNEYPTNWSWENATAIMLMAEAAKKANSADGKKIAEVLKGLTIKCPFGADGTVTMRGDDHTLVGYAIGWGTTIPQEPYVPEIKAGDWKTIFELEAEWKKSKGYT; from the coding sequence ATGACGAGAACCCGCACGCCGGGCATCAGCCGCCGTTCAACGCTGGCGCTGATGGGCGCCGGTGCGATGAGTGTTGCCGCGCCGTGGGTGGCGCGGGCGCAAGCCAAGACCATCAAGATCGGCATGCCGACGATTCTGTCGGGCCGCGTGGCGCAGCTCGGCACGTCCTCGCGCAATGCGGTGATGCTAGAGGTCGACAAGGTCAACGCCGCTGGCGGCCTCGCCGGGCGGCAGATCGAGATGGTGATCCGTGACTCCAAGGGCCAGCCGCAGGAAGCTGCCCGCGTCGCGCGCGAGCTCGTCAATACCGACGGCTGCGAGCTGCTGATCGATGCCGAAGCCTCGTCTGGCGCCTTCGCGGTGCACGAGGTTGCACGCGATCTCGGCGTGTTCTGCATCCACACCAATTCGGAGACCTCGGCGCTGACCGCGGACCCCAAGCAGCATATTCCCAATGCGTTCCGCACCGCGCGGCAGGGTGTGCACGACTCCATCGTTGGCGGCAGTTATGCCGCAGCGATCGCCAAGGCCAAGGGCCTGAAGAAATGGGCGACCTGTTCGCCCGACTATGCCTACGGGCGCGATACGACCGGCGAATTCACGCTGTACCTGAAGCGCTTTGCGCCCGAGGTCGAGATCATCAGCGAGTCCTGGCCAAAGCTGTTCCAGCCCGACTACACCGAAGTGGTCACCAAGATACTGCAGGCCAAACCGCAAGCGCTCTATTCCTGCCTGTGGGGCGGCGATCTCACCTCTTACATCGACCAGGCCAACATCTACGCGATGTTCGGCCAGATGGAGGTGTTCGCGGTCAACATGGCCGACTACACCGCGCTCACCGTGGTGAAGAACCTGCCCAAGGGCATCCACTCCGGCAACCGCTACATCAAGAGTTTCCCAGCGACGCCGGTGAATGCCGCCTGGGGCGATGCCTACAAGGCAAAGTACAACGAATATCCGACCAACTGGTCGTGGGAGAACGCCACCGCAATCATGTTGATGGCGGAAGCTGCGAAGAAGGCGAACTCGGCCGACGGCAAGAAGATCGCGGAGGTGCTGAAGGGCCTCACCATCAAGTGCCCATTTGGCGCCGACGGCACCGTGACGATGCGCGGCGACGATCACACCCTTGTCGGCTACGCGATCGGCTGGGGCACCACGATCCCGCAGGAGCCCTACGTGCCGGAGATCAAAGCTGGTGACTGGAAGACCATCTTCGAGCTAGAGGCCGAGTGGAAGAAGAGCAAGGGCTACACCTGA
- a CDS encoding branched-chain amino acid ABC transporter permease, translating into MDLDALAGCLSSSACLVTQTTSGFIIGMLLFLVAVGLTLIFGVLKVVNFSHGAFYMFGAYFAMTAYQLTGSFALAMLAGAAGTAILGLVFERVFMSRVYGADVLMQLLVCYAFVLIFDDVVRIIWGPEFKSMGMPSAFQVMPLFIAGGVVPPYYLLLIGVALVAAIVLGIGLSRSRIGKVIRAAAHNPGMVSALGINTGLIYGGVFALGGMLAGLAGALAAPVRSLTPGMGFSVLIESFIVTVIGGMGSILGALIGALLLGLIRSFGSLGFPLFTEGLMYLFMVIVLVSKPTGLFGKEAA; encoded by the coding sequence GTGGATCTCGATGCGCTCGCCGGCTGCCTCTCCAGCTCCGCCTGCCTGGTGACGCAAACCACCAGCGGCTTCATTATCGGTATGCTCCTGTTTCTCGTGGCGGTCGGGCTGACCTTGATCTTCGGCGTGCTGAAGGTCGTCAATTTCAGCCACGGCGCCTTTTACATGTTCGGCGCCTATTTCGCGATGACGGCCTATCAGCTCACCGGCAGCTTTGCGCTGGCGATGCTGGCGGGCGCGGCCGGCACGGCCATCCTCGGCCTGGTCTTCGAGCGCGTTTTCATGAGTCGCGTCTATGGCGCCGATGTCTTGATGCAGCTGCTCGTCTGCTACGCCTTCGTGCTGATCTTCGACGATGTCGTGCGCATCATCTGGGGGCCCGAATTCAAGTCGATGGGCATGCCGTCCGCGTTCCAGGTGATGCCGTTGTTCATCGCCGGCGGCGTGGTGCCGCCATATTATCTGCTGCTGATCGGCGTCGCGCTCGTCGCGGCGATCGTGCTCGGCATCGGGCTGTCGCGCAGCCGGATCGGCAAGGTGATCCGCGCCGCCGCGCATAATCCCGGCATGGTGTCGGCGCTCGGCATCAACACCGGCCTGATCTATGGCGGCGTGTTCGCGCTCGGCGGCATGCTGGCAGGGCTCGCCGGTGCGCTCGCCGCGCCGGTGCGGTCGCTGACCCCTGGGATGGGATTTTCAGTGCTGATCGAATCCTTCATCGTCACGGTGATCGGCGGCATGGGCTCGATCCTCGGCGCGCTGATCGGCGCGCTGCTGCTCGGCCTGATCCGCTCCTTCGGCTCGCTCGGCTTTCCACTGTTCACGGAAGGCCTGATGTACCTGTTCATGGTGATCGTGCTGGTCTCCAAGCCCACCGGCCTGTTCGGCAAGGAGGCGGCATGA
- a CDS encoding YeiH family protein, translating to MSQNQASSPAGAKPATAMSRVVALIPGILLCIAVAGVSALLEHLELGVFEHPYVEALVMAILLGMALRSFWKPAPRWQAGIAFSAKQLLEVAVMLLGASISFAAIAASGIALLASIAAVVVIALTVSFGLSRMLGLSTRLSILIACGNSICGNSAIAAVAPIIGANNDEIASSISFTAILGVMMVLGLPLLIPLLQLSATQYGILAGLTVYAVPQVLAATVPAGLVSTQIGTLVKLMRVLMLGPVVVGLSLAASRWQSGAKKANVGFFRLVPWFILGFLALATLRSLEIVPGTVVGPVTKITSFLTVVSMAALGLGVDVRVLANVGGRVTAAVTLSLMLLLGISIALVHWFK from the coding sequence GTGTCGCAGAATCAAGCATCCAGCCCGGCCGGCGCCAAGCCGGCTACTGCCATGAGCCGCGTCGTCGCGCTGATTCCCGGCATCCTCCTCTGCATTGCCGTCGCCGGTGTCTCGGCCCTGCTCGAGCACCTGGAGCTGGGCGTCTTCGAGCATCCCTATGTCGAGGCGCTGGTGATGGCGATCCTGCTCGGCATGGCGCTGCGCAGCTTCTGGAAACCGGCGCCGCGCTGGCAGGCCGGCATCGCCTTCAGCGCCAAACAGCTCCTCGAAGTCGCGGTCATGCTGCTGGGTGCTTCGATCAGCTTCGCCGCCATTGCCGCTTCGGGCATCGCGCTGCTGGCGTCGATCGCCGCGGTGGTCGTGATCGCACTCACGGTCAGCTTCGGCCTCAGCCGGATGCTCGGCCTGTCGACGCGGCTGTCGATCCTGATCGCCTGCGGCAACTCGATCTGCGGCAATTCGGCGATCGCCGCGGTGGCGCCGATCATCGGCGCCAACAACGACGAGATCGCGTCCTCGATCTCCTTCACCGCGATCCTCGGCGTGATGATGGTGCTCGGCCTGCCGCTGCTGATTCCGCTCCTGCAATTGTCGGCCACGCAATACGGCATCCTGGCAGGTCTCACTGTCTATGCGGTGCCGCAGGTTCTCGCGGCGACGGTGCCGGCCGGTCTCGTCTCGACGCAGATCGGAACGCTCGTGAAACTGATGCGCGTGCTGATGCTCGGGCCGGTCGTCGTCGGCCTGTCGCTCGCCGCCTCACGCTGGCAGAGCGGCGCCAAGAAGGCCAATGTCGGCTTCTTCCGCCTGGTTCCGTGGTTCATCCTCGGCTTTCTCGCGCTGGCGACCCTGCGCTCGCTGGAGATCGTGCCGGGCACGGTGGTCGGGCCGGTGACGAAGATCACCAGTTTCCTCACGGTGGTGTCGATGGCCGCACTCGGCCTCGGCGTCGACGTGCGCGTGCTGGCGAATGTCGGCGGGCGCGTCACCGCGGCCGTCACGCTGTCGCTGATGCTGCTGCTCGGCATCAGCATCGCGCTGGTGCACTGGTTCAAGTGA
- a CDS encoding branched-chain amino acid ABC transporter permease — protein MTELEAGRAQTLAPVRSGAALQRYRDVLIAVVAFAVLASLPLFTGSKALLDFVIRCSAYGLFATSLNLLVGYTGLTSFGHGMFFGLGAYGFGLIMQKLAVPIPVAFIATLAITAVVAAIIGAICVRLKEIYFAFVTLAFQMLIHSTILSWASFTGGDQGLRGGIPRPAFLGINLANHVHLYIASCALLILGLLAMRQIAQSPFGYTLRMIRDNAARASFLGIDVWRAKLTVFVLAALFASMGGMVMALFVSGAYPEFAYWTISGEGIFINMLGGVSTFLGPMVGTVLLLLLNDTVTRFTEYHGIVLGVVILFFALGLRKGLLDFVSEWISQRRDAGEGR, from the coding sequence ATGACCGAGCTGGAAGCCGGACGCGCGCAAACGCTGGCGCCGGTGCGCAGCGGCGCGGCGCTACAACGCTATCGAGATGTCCTGATCGCCGTGGTCGCCTTCGCCGTGCTGGCGAGCCTGCCGCTGTTCACCGGCAGCAAGGCGCTGCTCGACTTCGTCATCCGCTGCTCGGCTTACGGCCTGTTCGCGACCTCGCTCAACCTGCTGGTCGGCTACACCGGCCTGACCTCGTTCGGCCACGGCATGTTCTTCGGCCTTGGCGCCTACGGCTTCGGCCTGATCATGCAGAAGCTTGCCGTGCCGATTCCGGTCGCCTTCATCGCGACATTGGCGATCACGGCGGTGGTTGCGGCAATCATCGGCGCGATCTGCGTGCGGCTGAAGGAGATCTACTTCGCCTTCGTCACGCTCGCGTTCCAGATGCTGATCCACTCGACCATCCTGTCCTGGGCCTCGTTCACCGGCGGCGACCAGGGCCTGCGCGGCGGCATTCCGCGCCCCGCATTCCTCGGCATCAACCTCGCCAATCACGTCCATCTCTATATCGCGAGCTGTGCGCTCCTGATCCTCGGCCTGCTCGCGATGCGCCAGATCGCGCAATCGCCGTTCGGCTACACGCTGCGCATGATCCGCGACAATGCCGCGCGCGCGAGCTTCCTCGGCATCGACGTCTGGCGCGCCAAGCTCACCGTCTTCGTGCTGGCGGCGCTGTTCGCATCGATGGGCGGCATGGTGATGGCGCTGTTCGTCTCCGGCGCCTATCCGGAATTTGCCTATTGGACCATCTCGGGCGAGGGCATCTTCATCAACATGCTCGGCGGCGTCTCGACCTTCCTGGGGCCAATGGTCGGCACCGTGTTGCTGCTGCTCCTCAACGACACCGTGACGCGCTTCACCGAATATCACGGCATCGTGCTCGGCGTGGTCATCCTGTTCTTCGCGCTGGGCCTGCGCAAGGGCCTCCTGGATTTCGTCTCCGAATGGATTTCGCAGCGGCGCGACGCAGGCGAGGGGCGCTAG
- a CDS encoding Crp/Fnr family transcriptional regulator: MLQAANVVRGAVPPAARPAGNSSLLLTENQQWIGGPPPLMDKLSPRERELVLKQGRRKVLNRGQTLFSQGGKHDGIWLIESGRIRVFYTSPLGREITLAYWHVGNFVGGPEVFEGTVHQWSGVASSNCSVVHLPGKELRSLAVEIPNLAIGLIEGLTFKGKCYSALAQMLGTRSITQRLAHLLLHLVELYGVEDADGRVIAAAFTHADIAHMVGATRQWVTISLKRMQEKGIVLTKRSQIVVCRPDVLEEMRGHASD; this comes from the coding sequence ATGTTGCAGGCGGCCAATGTAGTTCGCGGGGCTGTTCCACCGGCCGCCCGGCCCGCGGGCAATTCCTCGCTGCTGCTCACCGAGAACCAGCAATGGATCGGCGGGCCGCCGCCGCTGATGGACAAGCTCTCGCCGCGCGAGCGGGAACTGGTGCTGAAGCAGGGCCGCCGAAAAGTGCTCAACCGCGGCCAGACGCTGTTCAGCCAGGGCGGCAAGCATGACGGCATCTGGCTGATCGAGAGCGGACGTATCCGGGTGTTCTACACCTCCCCGCTTGGGCGCGAGATCACGCTCGCCTATTGGCATGTCGGCAATTTCGTCGGGGGCCCCGAGGTGTTCGAGGGCACCGTGCATCAATGGTCCGGCGTCGCATCCAGCAATTGCAGCGTCGTGCATCTGCCCGGAAAAGAGCTGCGCTCGCTCGCGGTCGAGATCCCGAACCTCGCGATCGGCCTCATCGAGGGCCTGACCTTCAAGGGCAAATGCTACTCCGCGCTGGCCCAGATGTTGGGAACGCGTTCGATCACGCAGCGCCTCGCGCATCTGTTGCTGCATCTCGTCGAGCTTTACGGCGTCGAGGATGCCGACGGCCGCGTGATCGCGGCAGCCTTCACCCATGCCGACATCGCCCACATGGTCGGTGCCACCAGACAGTGGGTCACGATCAGCCTGAAGCGCATGCAGGAGAAGGGAATCGTGCTGACCAAGCGCTCGCAGATCGTAGTCTGCCGGCCCGACGTGCTGGAGGAGATGCGCGGTCACGCATCCGACTAG
- a CDS encoding ABC transporter ATP-binding protein, giving the protein MSDVVIEVADLDVYYGTSQILFGVGLSVRQGETMALLGRNGAGKSTTMKAIMGLAPPRRGRVSLRGAVISGQKPHHIARAGLGFVPEDRQIFPEHTVEDNLVIGKKKGPGGEDEWSIKRIYEVFPLLEPLRHRIAGRLSGGEQQMLAIARTLMGNPALLLLDEPSEGLAPIIVQRIGELLRQLRQLGSTVLIAEQNMHFCLGLASHATVIDKGQIVYAAGIEELKANDAIRRRYLAL; this is encoded by the coding sequence ATGAGCGACGTCGTCATCGAAGTCGCCGATCTCGACGTCTATTACGGCACCAGCCAGATCCTGTTCGGCGTCGGCCTCTCGGTCCGGCAGGGCGAGACCATGGCGCTGCTCGGCCGCAACGGCGCGGGCAAGTCGACGACCATGAAGGCGATCATGGGTCTGGCGCCGCCGCGGCGCGGCAGGGTGAGCCTGCGCGGTGCGGTGATCTCGGGGCAGAAGCCGCACCATATCGCGCGCGCCGGCCTCGGCTTCGTTCCGGAGGACCGCCAGATCTTTCCGGAGCACACGGTCGAGGACAATCTCGTCATCGGCAAGAAGAAGGGACCGGGCGGCGAGGACGAATGGTCCATCAAGCGCATCTACGAGGTCTTTCCGCTGCTGGAGCCGTTGCGCCATCGCATCGCCGGACGCCTGTCGGGCGGCGAGCAGCAGATGCTCGCGATCGCGCGCACGCTGATGGGCAACCCCGCGCTGTTGTTGCTGGACGAGCCGAGTGAGGGGCTCGCGCCGATCATCGTGCAGCGGATCGGCGAATTGTTGCGGCAGCTCCGCCAGCTCGGTTCGACCGTGCTGATCGCCGAGCAGAACATGCATTTCTGCCTGGGGCTGGCGAGCCATGCCACCGTCATCGACAAGGGCCAGATCGTCTATGCTGCCGGGATCGAGGAGCTGAAGGCCAATGACGCGATCCGGCGGCGATATCTGGCCCTTTAG
- a CDS encoding gamma-butyrobetaine hydroxylase-like domain-containing protein, translating to MTLVAPTLADYETSADLATLLVRTTEGDALSVPAEKLRLSCKCAHCTRARFDGRFPASFPGIAITEIGDLGYGLNISFSDGHNRGIYPKTYLLSLAGR from the coding sequence ATGACCCTGGTGGCGCCGACATTGGCCGACTATGAGACAAGCGCCGATCTCGCGACGCTCCTCGTGCGCACGACCGAGGGCGATGCGCTGAGCGTCCCCGCGGAAAAACTCCGCCTCTCCTGCAAATGCGCCCACTGCACCCGCGCCCGCTTCGACGGCCGCTTTCCTGCAAGCTTTCCCGGCATCGCGATCACGGAGATCGGCGATCTCGGCTATGGGCTGAACATCTCGTTCTCGGATGGGCATAACAGGGGGATTTATCCGAAGACGTATCTGTTGAGTTTGGCGGGACGCTAA
- a CDS encoding ABC transporter permease, with protein MSSPALVRHPEDSMPAIAEAGPVPAVIPPATPPSFVTLALRWYKLNRAGLRATAIGVISLLAFLLVWHLLTTYRVVFFVRFTNVPSPLAVYASFTKAIHDPKFLLHIALSCRRIFIGFSLAAIVGVPLGLIMGRFKLVHEIIFPVAEVLRPIPAIAWVPMAIMLWPTNEQSIVYITFLGSFFPILVNTLHGMSLVDPVLVRAAQCLGARERSIFREVYFPASLPHIFTGLTVGMGVAWVSLIAAEMISGQYGIGYFTWEAYSLVQYADIALGMIAIGVLGLGSSMLIRGAGQLVMPWRLK; from the coding sequence GTGAGCAGTCCCGCCCTCGTCAGACATCCCGAGGACAGCATGCCGGCCATTGCAGAGGCAGGCCCCGTGCCCGCCGTCATCCCGCCCGCGACACCGCCTTCCTTTGTCACACTCGCACTGCGCTGGTACAAGCTGAACCGCGCCGGCCTGCGCGCCACCGCGATCGGCGTCATCTCCCTGCTCGCCTTCCTGCTGGTCTGGCACCTGCTCACGACCTATCGCGTCGTGTTCTTCGTGCGCTTTACCAACGTGCCCTCGCCGCTCGCGGTCTATGCGAGCTTCACCAAGGCGATCCACGATCCCAAATTCCTGCTGCACATCGCACTGAGCTGCCGGCGCATCTTCATCGGCTTCTCGCTCGCGGCCATCGTCGGCGTCCCGCTCGGCCTGATCATGGGTCGCTTCAAGCTGGTGCATGAGATCATCTTCCCCGTGGCCGAAGTGCTGCGGCCGATCCCGGCGATCGCCTGGGTGCCGATGGCGATCATGCTGTGGCCGACCAACGAGCAGAGCATCGTCTACATCACCTTCCTCGGCTCGTTCTTTCCGATCCTGGTCAACACGCTGCACGGCATGTCGCTGGTCGATCCCGTGCTGGTGCGCGCCGCGCAATGTCTCGGCGCACGCGAGCGCTCGATCTTCCGCGAGGTGTATTTCCCGGCTTCGCTGCCGCACATCTTCACCGGCCTCACCGTCGGCATGGGCGTCGCCTGGGTGTCGCTGATCGCCGCCGAGATGATCTCCGGTCAGTACGGCATCGGCTACTTCACATGGGAAGCTTATTCCCTGGTCCAGTATGCCGACATCGCACTCGGCATGATCGCGATCGGCGTGCTCGGCCTTGGATCGAGCATGTTGATCCGAGGCGCCGGGCAATTGGTGATGCCGTGGAGACTGAAATGA
- a CDS encoding ABC transporter ATP-binding protein → MLEIRNLAKSFGGVKATNDVSLAFPDGSLTAVIGPNGAGKSTFFNLITGALRPDSGQVLLDGVDLAGRSPPEIVRHGIGRAFQVASIFKSLTVQETMLAAVSADQRTSAVLHKRFPLPETRERAEHVMELLGLAGKRHRTAATLSHGDQKLLDIALALVLEPKVLLLDEPTAGMGPEERWRMIDKVRELWETQKITVVFIEHDMDIVFKIAPKIVVLCYGRILATGTPDEIRNNSAVIDAYLGTEHAGAAA, encoded by the coding sequence ATGCTCGAGATCCGCAACCTCGCAAAATCATTCGGCGGCGTGAAGGCGACCAACGACGTCTCGCTCGCGTTTCCCGACGGCTCGCTCACCGCCGTGATTGGCCCGAACGGTGCCGGCAAGAGCACGTTCTTCAACCTGATTACGGGCGCCTTGAGGCCGGACTCGGGCCAAGTATTGCTCGACGGCGTCGATCTCGCCGGCCGCTCGCCGCCGGAGATCGTGCGTCACGGCATCGGCCGTGCCTTCCAGGTCGCGAGCATCTTCAAGTCGCTGACGGTGCAGGAGACCATGCTCGCCGCCGTCAGCGCCGATCAGCGCACTTCCGCGGTGCTGCACAAGCGCTTTCCCTTGCCGGAGACGCGTGAGCGCGCCGAGCACGTGATGGAGCTGCTGGGCCTCGCCGGTAAACGCCATCGCACCGCTGCGACGCTGTCGCATGGCGACCAGAAGCTGCTCGATATCGCGCTCGCGCTGGTGCTCGAACCGAAAGTGCTGCTGCTGGACGAGCCGACCGCCGGCATGGGCCCGGAAGAACGCTGGCGCATGATCGACAAGGTGCGCGAGCTCTGGGAGACGCAAAAGATCACCGTGGTCTTCATCGAGCACGACATGGACATCGTGTTCAAGATCGCGCCGAAGATCGTCGTGCTCTGCTATGGCCGTATCCTCGCGACCGGCACGCCCGACGAGATCCGCAACAACAGCGCCGTGATCGATGCCTATCTCGGCACCGAGCATGCGGGAGCCGCCGCATGA